Within Anopheles ziemanni chromosome 2, idAnoZiCoDA_A2_x.2, whole genome shotgun sequence, the genomic segment CTAACCTTACCGCAGCCCTTTGGGAGCAATTGTTGTGTAGAATAGAAgctttgtattttatttttcttacaatGGAGCACGTAATAAAACAGCACACAATAGAAAACGACGCATGTGTGAATGTGCGCCCGATGGGTAGGTGTTATCTTTGGGATTTCAGCTAAATCTAACTAGAAAATACACTACCGGAAACCGGTTTAAGTCTTCTTCTTCGCAACACTATACCTTCTGAAAACTACCACACAGTGAGAAGGCAAACAAATACTTACCTAACCTTCTCTCTTCACACCGCCTTGCAATTCCATCAAGCAACGCGGTAATAGGGTTATTAATGTTGCATACAATCGGTGTTGGAAATTCGTCCGTTTCTCACTCGGCATGGATAGTTCTTCCCAGAACTCACGTCGAACGTTTCGAGAGGGTTAAGTTAGAGCTACAATCACCATTGAAACAGTTGTTAAGTACCGACTTGTAGCAGACCGTACCTCTGCCACAGTCGGATATGTTCTATTTGGCAACTTAATTGGGAGTAAAATGGAGTTTAACCACGGCATTGAGCATAAGATTTATTCTTTCATGCACTCGAGTGGTGGGAAACAAATACAGTTTCTATCGATTACAGAGATCCTTGATGGATCCTTTTAAATTGTCCAGTGggtattttattaaaacaagattatttaaatagaatgtCCTAAAATTTCTGGTTTTTACAATATGGTGTTTAGGAAATGTCTGAATAGTTATTCTAACCGATCATTGTGTCACAATGTTTCATCAATCAAATAATCATacctattttttatttagtcCTATACCTGCTTCATTGCAGAATACCACTGAAAAACAATCCAGTATCTAGCCTCGTCGATGCTCCACATTCCCCTATGTTCAGTATcattttttggatttttcatCCAGGTTTCTACATCCTGTCTTGTTTGAAGTAAATAGTTGGTAAAGAAGTTAAAGTAATAGTTGGTTTAATTTAAGATAACAGTCACGAGAATTCAaagttcaaaattattatttctgATCCAGCAAAACTGATGCGCTATGCGTTGGAATTTATTGCCatgtattgttttatttttcaattcattcatCCTTCCCGAATAGTTTTCATACCAAACCAAGCAcctatttaaaaaatcctcgATGCTCGTTTGCACTTTCCTTACCACAATGGCGTTATCAATATCGTAATCCCGTCCGGCATTATTTATCCCTTCTCCAGGGCTTGCCTCACTACGCACCACGAAGAACTAAGTTAGCGGATTAGTGTGCTCCATTGTGCGCCCGGCATTATTACTGCATGTGGTATTTCCATAGGTAGAATGAAATTAATTCTGCCGGACGACCTACCTGCACCGGTTCCGACAAAGATGACCGTAGGATACGATTCAGTTTTGATCCGGTTCGTGTTCCACGCCCCGCCGACAGGAATGTTCTTCTTCTGGTCCTCGGTCACCCGACAGATAGAGTTTGTGGGATGGTTTTTGATGGTCGGTGCCAGTTACCATGTCCATTAACCGGCCGGTGGGACGCGATAACAGACAGCCTGAGGAGTGGATGTTGGTTTCCAGGGTCGGTATCGCCATGGCGGCCGCCTTGAAGCGCCGGGTAGGGAAAGGACATTCGCATACGGACAAGGGTTTATGACATATTTTATTCGTGAAcgtttttcacacacacacacacacacacatatgcacACATAAACAGACcaggttattttgttttagtttgtcaTATAAATATATACTTTGCTCCCCTGAAATTTTCGcctttgtatattttttcatcAGTCGAAAGGCTAGGAACGGAACTCCGGAGTTGGTTTTGCGCTCGCTTCGTTATCTTTGCGGTAggtaaattttaatgaacGATAGCATGGTAATCCCgcttttatgatttatttatggCTGCAATTTGGAAGCGATGTCAAATCTGACTCCCTCCCATCcgctttatccttttttttgtggcaaaGCACAGTGCCCTACTACTCGTATAcagttgtatgtgtgtgaaatCGTCCTTTTTTATCAGATCTACGAATGGATCCCGTACGAAACGGTCACTATGAGAACAGTGAACCGGTAAACGTTAACCAAGATTGTAATTCCCACCCGGGGGCGCTTCGAATAGGATGATGAGAGGTCTACTAGCTTTACTACTAGCACAAAACGGCCGGGTCGGTTTTTGACCTCCGGCACGGGTTGTGGATCCCTTTTTGCGAGTGAAGCTGATTGCAATTCGAAAGCCCTTAGACAGATTTTTCGACCTGACACAAAACTAAACCCGAAGGATACTGACCTACATACAAAGGGAGGTATGGAAGTTGATGAGGGTTTAATTCTTCATTCAAATGTGGTGACATGTGCCAAGTGAATGTCTGTGAaggtgtgtgaatgtgtgagTTGTCATTTCAAAACTACTTTGTTAGTACCTTTTTTGGTCAATTTCAGCTTGTCaatttaatattcaaaacaCCGGAActgttaattaaaattcaaacggTTCTTAACAGGGACGCAGAAGGTGGTTTGTCGGATATTCTTCTTTATTAGCCCCTAGTTATTTATGttgattaaataataattcacTAAAGTTTACTTACACCCCTTAAATTAGTagaacacataaaaaagaagagaatTTAAGAACTTATCACTCCACCGGTATTCAGCATCGCTAATGTAGCGAAAAATGTATTAAACCGTCAATAATCGATTTATCACTCTACGGGGAAAAGCTGAACTACATTCGATCTTACGGCATTGGAAAGGGCTGGTCACGGTATTAAAAGCGCACGATCCACGCCAGTTACGCACGTATTCCAGCAATTCAAGGGCTTCAAGGGCTAATGAAAGTGGTCGTGGATCGCTGGTGGGAGGGTTGATGAAAAATTCCACGAAAAACTGCCAACAAGAAACGACGCACTGATTGCACGAAGATGATCGATGTTTGGTGGCACCGTTAGGTTTGAGGATAAAAATGTGGAAACGGTAGGGGGTGATTGACGCAGCGTTATGCTCGGTTATCAATAACCCCCATCGCAACCACCACTGCCACGGAAAAAAAGTCCCAAGATTTGATGATTAACTTTTTCTGAGCCGTGCGGCAAAATTTCATTTGCCAAATTTGGTGTTTCTCTGgaagttttattttggtttttaatgCAAAAAGTTTAAGGTTCTGGTGAAGTCCTTTTTTCGCCTCGacttttcaacaatatccaataTGTTAAGTAATTCAGCTCGCTAATATGTAGCATGGGTTTGGGTAGCATAGCAAAGAAGTTGAGCaacttttttaatataaaacgGTTTCCCCAATCATATCCTCCACCCACCAACCCCCTCGTATGAAGCAGGGAAGGAAACCAGCAGAAAATaatgatgtaaaaaaaaggttacgGCTCGAGAGCATGTTACTTCTCGTTTAATATTTCGATCGATCCCTCGCTTAAATCAAGTGGATTTTGCCAAACCCAAGTCGTACGTCGGTTTGCACAGTAATAATGTGGCAAATGCGAACACTCTTCGATTACTCCGACAGAGAGGACACGTGGGTCGACTGGGTGTAGGATCAGACACACCAACGCTCCTGTTCGGGATCAATTTTTATGAGACgacgaacattttaaaaagccACTCAACAACGAAATGACTTTTTGAgtaatgaatttaattttaaaccatcTCGAAAACTTTCGTCATATTCTCCTTACCGAGGAGCgagtaaattaaaacaaagacaGAAAAAGAAGGACACAGTTCTCCAGTCCTTCGGTTCGGTGACATGGATCACATCACCATCGAACAACATTCATTGCCCTGAAATGAGAATGGGTTTGAACCGTATCTATCGAAACCACGAGCACATTGCTCGTACCATACGAAGCTTCacaacataaaattaaaaaaaaagaaatacccaACGGGAAAGGgagaaaattaattagaaTCAAGAACTTTCTGTTGAATGACTGCAAGTCTACCGGTGTGGGAAGGTTGAAGCCAATGTCTCCCGAAGGTATAACGTTGTGCTGAAGATTGAAATTGATGACTCGAAATAACCATTGAGTGGAGACACCGCGTTGTAATGGGAGAAGTAATGAGCACAATCTGCAGGAAAACTTCGATGCAGTTCACGAAGGGGAGTTTTCTCCGGAACATGTTAATTAAAGGACCGCAAGTGCATTAACTTTAAGCATCAATTAATTAATGTTTAACACAAATGAAGGCTCATAATCACCGTGATAACCTTGCATTATTGAGGGCAGGCGTCAGTGATATGTTGAAGATacatacaaaaagaaaaggtaaGGGTAAagaagaaagataaaaaagaaaaggattcttGGCAAAGAATCATACACGTGAAAACGAGCAGCACATGCATACAATATGTGATCTGTGGAGGCTGCAAGTGCCAGCGAAATCTATTAACGGTCTAAATGCCTATTATGCATTCTAAAATGGTTTTACCCTGCACCGTACAACGTCGAGAGGGCGGAagtgtttttcatttgcaacTGCCCGAGTCAAACACATTCGTGACACAATTTGCAGGCTGGCAACTCACCGTCATGGTGGAAATTTCGTAAGTCTATTACTCGGagacacataaacacacgcaTGCAACCGTGAGGATCCTAGTTCTTCGGCGATGGAAAATGGCAAGCTTGAAAAGCACAGCCATAAACCATGCTCCCGCAAAAAGCTCGGAAAATGCTCGTGCGAAACCAGAACGACCCTAAACCATTTCGGGAAGCCAAACTAGGGAACCCTTATACACGAAACTGTGGCAAAGCCTTGCATTATACATGCAGCTGGAAGGTTTTCAGTAAGGATCGAAACGCCACACAATGTGTGAAGAAAAGAGGATTCACTTGGACCATGGTCCAAGGGAAAGCATGGTCAAAATATTTAAGAACTCATATTCAAATATGTCATGCAATATAAGCATGAACATCTAGTACAACTGTAGTGTACAGAACGCAGTGAATTAAACAACAAagatatttttactttttaagttttgaatttttcaaagCAGTATAATCTCAACCATGTTTGGAAGAGTGTGTTGGCAACAAACAAAGCTAGAAATCAGTTGTTTAATTTCACTGCAACAACAGTATCGTTCTCGCTCACCATGTTTCCATAGTTTTCCCGGAGGACATTGTTACACTCTATCGGCAACTGGCACGGCACGGTCCATTTGGTTTCGCTTTTTCGGAAGCCCGTGGATCTAATCCGGCGTTGCTGTCCTTGCTGGCACAAACGCATCCGCTGATAGTGGCGTGCTTTTATTGGTACCGTACCGTCGTTTTTGGGatattgtttccttttttcctcctgtcGTCGGCAGGATCGTGCCGTATTTCGCAAGCGTCCCCATTAGACAACGTTTTTGATACCGGCCAGACCGGCCCAACGGTCGCCTGGTCCTCTAATCCGATACGATCCGAGCACACATGAAACCGAACCGCGTCTGCAGGCGTTTTATTGCCGCTCACATTcttaaagtgaaaaacaaaacagagtaCCAAAAACAATCGGGGACGCTTTTGTAACGCGCGCGAAGCAGGTTCCTGTAGGTATGGTCCGGTTTCCTTTCAAAACAAGAATTTATTCCTGTACGATATTTTTCTGCGCTCCACACCCTGGGAATAGAGAGAATTATTACTTGCACACTTGTACAACATACGTTTGAGCGTGCCTTGGTCAGAGTTTATGGTGGACCACGAAAGCTCGTGATATTTCGGTTAAGCGACTTCGGTGGTATAAAGGAAATATTGTTTAATCTCCTTGTTGCAAACTGAACTTATCGGATTCTACCTCAAAACTCAGCTGGTACGTTGATTAATATGCGCGATATATGATATTTTGGGATTCGGCATAAAAAAATTTTCGACCGATTAGTTCCCTATCGTCTGAAAAACAATGTGTTCGAGATAAACCGTAATACCACCACCAACGTGAGGAGCACTGTTTTTAAGAGTTGAACGAAATAATTTAGCAGATTCACTGCATtcccgaaaagaaaaatttgaaaatctgTTTGTGAGATAATAGGTAAACTCTCCTGGTATAATAAGTAATGGTTATTAGTTGTGCACACATATTATGAATTGAACAACTGTAACTGCCAAATTGAATTTGTCTCTGGTGGTCATATCAAACTTcaaccaaggtgtataaattagatctatatttatacaccttgacttCAACGATCCAAACGTCATTTTCGCATTTTAGTCTACCTTCACTCCATTGCaaggcttgtttttgttttgatctaTCACTTTCAacacctcccaccacccactaCCCAACACTTTGCGGCTGTTTTGTGTATTGAACTGCGGGGAACTACTTTTCTCTGCGTTCTCAAGGAGCTTTAATTTGCAATTTTCGTATAAAAACAGGATCGCACCGAAAGGTATCACCGCAGAATCGAACACGATTTCGAGAGAAAAGGATCCGTCTGTGAAGTGCTAGCAGTAAAGTGTGTCTTTggagaaataaatattttcgtaaattcttGCGCGTAAGTGGTTTGTATTGTGTAATCTTGTTAGTGATAATTTCTTGGCACAGGCACATCTATTTGATCTTGAAACGTAGACCGTTTCTTATGCACCGGCATGTACGATGTTTGCACTTTCTTCGACTTCCAATCGTTTGCTCGTGCGTTTCCTCCGACATTAACCGGTTTATGATTTCCCTTCTCTTCCATTCTCCCTTTCTCTTGTGACGATAGGATGAATTTCTTGCGTACAGCAGCATGCGAAATTGCACGTAGCACAACGGGCGTGCAGCATCACTCGCGTATGCTGACGCTGCTGCGATCACGTAGCGCCCGGACCTACTGCTCGAACAAGCTGGAACCGAAGCCTGAACCACCAAAGGCCCCCTCGGCCGCATCTTCCGGAAGTGGCAATGGAACGCACATCAGTTCCCACACTCACTCACCAAATGCGCTGGAAAAGCGGATGCTAGTATTCACGAAACGATACAAATCGATCGAAGAGGTGCCGAACTTCATCAGGTAAGATGGACGATGATAAGGGAAGCGAAAAATAgaaattttcatcattttgcaCGTTTTGCTGTCCAGCCAGGAAAAGATGGAACGCGTTCGAAATCAGGTGCGAATCAAAGTGGCCAACTACATGATGATTGCTACCGCCATCGGCTGCATCATAATGGTGATCAGTGGCAAGAAGGCGCAGGAGCGCGGAGAATCGGTTTCGCAGATGAACCTCGACTGGCACAAGGAATACAACGAGAAGGCTCGCGCTGACTACGAGGCATCTGTGGCGGCTGGGGCGAAGAAGTAGAAGTATTTCTCCTTCCCTGTAAAATGCCACCGTCGAGTGGATCCGAAAAGGATTGTGAGGTTTTCCTATTAAGTGTTGATGTCTCATAGCggagttgttttttaaatgtatcaTCATGTAAATACACTAGTAAAGACCCAACTGCTGTTTTGGGGACTTACACGCGCATATAATTATGCTCTTT encodes:
- the LOC131283022 gene encoding UPF0389 protein CG9231, with amino-acid sequence MNFLRTAACEIARSTTGVQHHSRMLTLLRSRSARTYCSNKLEPKPEPPKAPSAASSGSGNGTHISSHTHSPNALEKRMLVFTKRYKSIEEVPNFISQEKMERVRNQVRIKVANYMMIATAIGCIIMVISGKKAQERGESVSQMNLDWHKEYNEKARADYEASVAAGAKK